Proteins from one Telopea speciosissima isolate NSW1024214 ecotype Mountain lineage chromosome 1, Tspe_v1, whole genome shotgun sequence genomic window:
- the LOC122660065 gene encoding DNA-directed RNA polymerase III subunit RPC4-like isoform X1 produces the protein MDPDPTSNPSAAPRKVKFKPKVPPRRESKPVEVKNEVIENEDAKTRELLQRINESSGRGRPKIEKKSAPVQVAFGQGQASNFMRSYGPPRGASASRSQDGANMSSHMLEKEYIEPWNYCSYYPLTLPLRRPYSGNPVFLDEEEFGEASTNITQNEFSTNSAIELGLMEEQEEPKMIFLQLPKSLPLAKRSATAESNQITGSAGPSSNVGYSDKGCSLEQLPAGLMGKMLVYKSGAVKLKLGDTLYDVSPGSDCAFAQDVVAVNIEEKHCCILGLPDKRAIVTPNVDSLLSRIADIE, from the exons ATGGATCCAGATCCAACAAGCAATCCATCTGCTGCTCCTAGGAAG GTGAAATTTAAACCAAAAGTTCCTCCTCGTCGAGAATCCAAACCTGTTGAAGTCAAGAA TGAAGTGATTGAGAATGAAGATGCCAAGACCAGGGAATTGCTGCAGCGAATCAat GAAAGTTCTGGTAGGGGAAGGcctaaaattgaaaagaaat CGGCACCTGTGCAAGTTGCATTTGGTCAGGGACAAGCATCAAATTTCATGAGGTCATATGGCCCTCCTAGAGGTGCAAGTGCTAGCAGATCTCAAG ATGGTGCTAACATGTCGAGCCACATGTTGGAGAAAGAATACATAGAACCTTGG AATTATTGTTCTTACTATCCTCTCACCCTTCCTCTGAGGAGACCATACTCAGGAAACCCAG TGTTTCTTGATGAAGAGGAATTCGGAGAGGCTTCTACGAACATTACCCAGAATGAATTTTCTACAAATTCAGCTATAGAGCTTGGGCTAATG gaagaacaagaagaaccaAAAATGATATTTCTTCAATTGCCTAAATCTTTGCCTTTAGCAAAGCGCTCAGCAACTGCTGAGAGCAATCAGATAACTGGAAGTGCTGGACCATCCAGTAATGTGGGTTATTCAGATAAAGGCTGCAGCTTGGAACAGTTACCGGCTGGTCTAATGGGTAAAATGCTAGTGTATAAAAGTGGGGCAGTCAAGCTGAAGCTTGGAGATACCCTCTATGAT GTTTCCCCAGGTTCAGATTGTGCATTTGCTCAGGATGTTGTGGCAGTCAATATTGAAGAGAAACATTGTTGCATCCTCGGGTTGCCTGACAAGCGCGCCATCGTTACCCCAAATGTCGATTCCCTCCTGAGTAGGATTGCTGACATTGAGTAG
- the LOC122645050 gene encoding DNA repair protein RAD5B, with protein sequence MATIILDEEEKVKMIRSVLGAEVPESEILRAFSLCGNRPDAAISLMLDIPGFLNPPMDVKRTITSTGARISTQIMEKTPEYSAGADPIKVLEPKAEVKMEEHAMGFEKNPANELETKIRVKEEQIDVGCVSSNGAQPIKVQVPTVEVKTEEDPPMGSEKNFVNELKRMIRVKEEQIDVGSKTNPVNVLETNTRIRKIEEPSMYFEKDSMNGLKAKIEVKEEELDKGSEKNPINVLEKVQVKEKPASSDQGLAIKRQTANTLLRYQPNQRVPSRVEQESTLLSTDVEDGEFPEEPDWFLVGRTSVTGVSTCKRKRLEFNEIVHFALPKRFSDIVRFSTKRSGEIGRLAMDWAKCILPLVSSSKVKYRGRFVGTPSVLTLMQEIPLYLSFYVHHSIFGQGDPSSRNLVEPSMQYSTSQPLPSLFKLLNIKPFQKAEFTPEELDTRKRKLNLKGDSDLTRRKGSQKVGEPNNDEQAISESALNKLVGTADVYNLEEMEPPATLNCNLKPYQKQALYWMSGLEKGLDVEEAAKTLHPCWSAYRISDWRAPSIYMNIFSGEATTQFPSATQMARGGILADAMGLGKTVMTIALILAMRGKGVPSNQKPITYCVDDEMKISQKKAKTIVKGGTLIVCPMALLSQWRDELEAHSRPGSISVVVHYGGDKSINPRVFSEPDVVLTTYGVLSTAYKQNPELSILHRVEWFRVVLDEAHTIKSSRTIGAQAAFALSSHCRWCLTGTPLQNRLEDLYSLLCFLHVEPWCNWAWWNKFIQRPYENGDERGLRLIKAILRPLMLRRTKESKDKDGRPILVLPPVEIKTIECVQSDVERDFYDALFRRSKVQFDKLVAQGKVLHNYANILELLLRLRQCCNHPFLVMSRCDTKTERYVELDKLARRFLEGNSNRSNLNQIVPTRAYVEEVVEDIRQGKDTECPICLEFPDDHVLTPCAHRMCRECLLKSWPTPEGGHCPICRTPLKNDDLITCPLDNQFWIDIENWKESCKVLKLLDCLELLSSSGEKSIIFSQWTSFFDLLQNPLEKKGIKFLRFDGKVDQKQRERILKEFSETKEKMVLLMSLKAGGVGLNLTAASNVFIMDPWWNPAAEEQAIMRIHRIGQKRSVCVKRFIVKDTVEERMQEVQARKQRMIAGALTDVEEQSSRLEDLKMLFR encoded by the exons ATGGCGACGATAATCCTAGACGAAGAAGAGAAGGTCAAGATGATCCGCTCGGTTCTGGGAGCGGAAGTGCCAGAATCGGAGATCCTCCGAGCATTTTCACTCTGCGGAAACAGACCAGATGCCGCTATAAGCCTCATGCTTGATATCCCCGGGTTTCTAAACCCACCGATGGATGTGAAGCGAACGATTACAAGCACGGGAGCTCGGATTTCTACCCAGATAATGGAAAAGACGCCTGAATATTCTGCCGGAGCTGACCCAATTAAAGTGCTGGAGCCAAAAGCTGAAGTGAAGATGGAAGAGCACGCaatgggctttgagaagaacCCTGCCAACGAACTGGAGACGAAGATCAGAGTAAAGGAGGAGCAAATCGATGTGGGTTGTGTAAGTTCCAACGGAGCTCAACCCATTAAAGTGCAGGTGCCAACGGTTGAAGTAAAGACAGAAGAAGACCCTCCGATGGGTTCTGAGAAGAACTTTGTTAATGAGTTGAAGAGGATGATCAGAGTAAAGGAGGAGCAAATCGATGTGGGTTCTAAAACGAATCCCGTAAACGTTCTGGAAACAAACACCAGAATAAGGAAGATCGAAGAACCCAGTATGTATTTTGAGAAGGATTCTATGAACGGATTAAAGGCGAAGATCGAAGTGAAAGAGGAAGAACTCGATAAGGGTTCTGAGAAGAACCCTATAAATGTTTTGGAGAAGGTACAAGTAAAGGAAAAACCAGCAAGTTCAGACCAAGGTCTGGCGATTAAACGACAGACGGCTAACACCCTTCTTCGTTATCAACCTAATCAAAGGGTTCCTTCTCGTGTCGAGCAAGAAAGCACTCTTTTGAGCACAGATGTAGAGGATGGTGAGTTCCCAGAAGAACCAGACTGGTTTCTAGTGGGGAGGACTTCTGTCACGGGGGTTTCTACGTGCAAAAGGAAGAGGCTAGAGTTCAATGAGATCGTCCATTTTGCCCTCCCTAAGAGATTTTCAGATATTGTTCGCTTCTCAACCAAACGTTCAGGGGAG ATTGGGAGGCTGGCGATGGATTGGGCAAAATGCATCCTCCCTCTTGTTAGTTCTTCCAAGGTGAAGTACCGTGGTCGTTTTGTAGGCACACCTTCGGTCCTTACGCTGATGCAAGAAATTCCATTATACTTGAG TTTTTATGTGCATCATTCAATTTTTGGCCAGGGGGATCCTTCTTCGCGGAATTTAGTTGAACCCTCTATGCAATATTCGACTTCTCAGCCTCTCCCAAGTTTGTTCAAACTGTTGAATATCAAACCATTTCAGAAG GCAGAATTTACTCCAGAGGAGCTTGATACTCGAAAACGCAAGTTAAACCTGAAA GGGGATTCAGATCTCACAAGAAGAAAGGGCAGCCAAAAGGTTGGTGAACCAAACAATGATGAACAAGCTATTTCAGAGTCAGCACTGAACAAGCTTGTTGGTACAGCAGATGTATACAACTTGGAG GAGATGGAGCCTCCAGCCACACTCAATTGTAATTTAAAGCCATACCAGAAACAAGCTCTCTATTGGATGTCTGGATTGGAGAAGGGCTTAGACGTCGAGGAGGCAGCAAAAACACTACATCCATGCTGGTCAGCTTATCGTATCAGTGACTG GAGAGCTCCTTCAATCTATATGAACATCTTCTCAGGGGAAGCAACTACTCAATTCCCTAGTGCTACTCAGATGGCTAGAGGAGGA ATTTTAGCAGATGCAATGGGGCTTGGGAAGACTGTGATGACAATCGCTCTTATACTTGCAATGCGAGGCAAGGGTGTCCCCAGCAATCAAAAGCCCATCACATATTGTGTAGATGATGAAATGAAGATCTCTCAAAAGAAGGCCAAAACAATAGTAAAAGGGGGCACTCTCATTGTCTGCCCTATGGCACTGTTAAGCCAGTGGAGG GATGAGCTTGAAGCCCATTCTAGGCCAGGCAGTATTTCAGTTGTTGTACACTATGGTGGTGACAAGAGCATTAACCCCAGAGTGTTTTCAGAACCTGACGTGGTCTTGACAACATACGGAGTCTTAAGTACCGCATACAAACAA AATCCAGAATTAAGCATTCTCCACAGAGTAGAGTGGTTCAGGGTGGTGCTTGATGAAGCACACACAATTAAATCATCAAGGACCATTGGTGCTCAGGCAGCCTTTGCATTATCCTCACATTGCAGGTGGTGTCTTACAGGAACTCCTCTCCAG AACCGTTTGGAAGACCTCTACAGCCTTTTGTGTTTCTTGCATGTTGAGCCATGGTGCAACTGGGCATG GTGGAATAAATTCATTCAAAGGCCTTATGAAAATGGCGATGAAAGAGGTTTGAGATTGATTAAGGCTATTCTTAGGCCATTAATGCTAAGGAGaacaaaggaatcaaaagaCAAAGATGGAAG GCCCATACTGGTTCTCCCCCCTGTTGAGATCAAAACCATTGAGTGTGTACAATCTGATGTTGAACGGGATTTCTATGATGCCCTCTTCAGGAGATCAAAG GTCCAGTTTGACAAGTTAGTGGCACAAGGCAAGGTGCTCCACAATTATGCAAATATTCTTGAGCTTCTACTCCGATTGAGGCAGTGTTGCAACCACCCATTTCTTGTCATGAG CCGATGTGATACCAAAACCGAACGGTATGTAGAGTTGGACAAACTTGCAAGGCGGTTCCTTGAAGGCAACTCTAATCGATCCAACCTGAATCAGATAGTCCCAACTCGAGCTTATGTTGAAGAGGTCGTGGAGGATATCCGTCAGGGCAAAGACACTGAGTGCCCAATCTGCTTAGAGTTTCCAGATGATCATGTACTCACTCCATGTGCACACCGGATGTGTAGGGAGTGTTTGCTCAAGAGCTGGCCAACCCCAGAAGGAGGTCATTGCCCAATTTGTAGGACGCCGTTGAAGAACGATGACCTCATAACATGCCCATTGGACAATCAATTCTGGATTGATATTGAGAACTGGAAAGAATCATGCAAGGTTTTGAAGCTCCTTGATTGCCTGGAGCTTTTATCCAGTTCCGGTGAAAAGAGCATTATCTTTAGCCAGTGGACTTCATTTTTTGATCTGTTACAGAACCCTCTGGAGAAGAAAGGAATTAAGTTCTTAAGGTTTGATGGAAAAGTGGATCAGAAGCAAAGGGAGAGGATCTTAAAGGAGTTTAGTGAGACCAAAGAGAAAATG GTGTTGTTGATGTCATTGAAAGCTGGGGGTGTAGGTTTAAATTTGACTGCAGCATCTAATGTTTTCATAATG GATCCATGGTGGAATCCTGCAGCAGAGGAGCAAGCCATAATGAGAATTCATCGGATTGGGCAAAAACGAAGTGTTTGTGTGAAAAGATTCATTGTTAAG GATACAGTGGAGGAGCGGATGCAAGAGGTCCAAGCAAGGAAGCAACGGATGATAGCAGGAGCTCTCACTGATGTGGAAGAACAATCCAGCAGGCTTGAGGATCTGAAAATGCTTTTCAGATAG
- the LOC122660065 gene encoding uncharacterized protein LOC122660065 isoform X2, protein MKMPRPGNCCSESISGRGRPKIEKKSAPVQVAFGQGQASNFMRSYGPPRGASASRSQDGANMSSHMLEKEYIEPWNYCSYYPLTLPLRRPYSGNPVFLDEEEFGEASTNITQNEFSTNSAIELGLMEEQEEPKMIFLQLPKSLPLAKRSATAESNQITGSAGPSSNVGYSDKGCSLEQLPAGLMGKMLVYKSGAVKLKLGDTLYDVSPGSDCAFAQDVVAVNIEEKHCCILGLPDKRAIVTPNVDSLLSRIADIE, encoded by the exons ATGAAGATGCCAAGACCAGGGAATTGCTGCAGCGAATCAat TTCTGGTAGGGGAAGGcctaaaattgaaaagaaat CGGCACCTGTGCAAGTTGCATTTGGTCAGGGACAAGCATCAAATTTCATGAGGTCATATGGCCCTCCTAGAGGTGCAAGTGCTAGCAGATCTCAAG ATGGTGCTAACATGTCGAGCCACATGTTGGAGAAAGAATACATAGAACCTTGG AATTATTGTTCTTACTATCCTCTCACCCTTCCTCTGAGGAGACCATACTCAGGAAACCCAG TGTTTCTTGATGAAGAGGAATTCGGAGAGGCTTCTACGAACATTACCCAGAATGAATTTTCTACAAATTCAGCTATAGAGCTTGGGCTAATG gaagaacaagaagaaccaAAAATGATATTTCTTCAATTGCCTAAATCTTTGCCTTTAGCAAAGCGCTCAGCAACTGCTGAGAGCAATCAGATAACTGGAAGTGCTGGACCATCCAGTAATGTGGGTTATTCAGATAAAGGCTGCAGCTTGGAACAGTTACCGGCTGGTCTAATGGGTAAAATGCTAGTGTATAAAAGTGGGGCAGTCAAGCTGAAGCTTGGAGATACCCTCTATGAT GTTTCCCCAGGTTCAGATTGTGCATTTGCTCAGGATGTTGTGGCAGTCAATATTGAAGAGAAACATTGTTGCATCCTCGGGTTGCCTGACAAGCGCGCCATCGTTACCCCAAATGTCGATTCCCTCCTGAGTAGGATTGCTGACATTGAGTAG